One Nostoc sp. UHCC 0302 DNA window includes the following coding sequences:
- a CDS encoding cobalamin-binding protein yields MTDSSVRIVSLIPGGTEILATLGLVNAIVGRSHECDYPPEIKNRPICTQARLNSNASSSEIHNDVNNLLQSALSIYEIKTDVLEQLQPTHILTQDQCDVCAVSLHEVEKAVATLIDSKPEIISLQPNILKDVWADIERVGNAFGVDTVKVLENLEARVKICQQKIQGLALNELPTVACIEWTDPLMTAANWIPELVNLAGGQSLFSVTGKPSPILPWETLITSNPDIIIFMPCGFDLNRTQQEAELLTKLPEWEKLQASKKGRVYITDGNSYFNRPGPRLVDSLEILAEILHPEIFQYGYKGTAWEVL; encoded by the coding sequence ATGACCGATAGTAGTGTGAGAATCGTCTCGCTGATTCCTGGTGGAACAGAAATTTTAGCGACACTGGGGTTAGTGAATGCTATTGTAGGGCGATCGCACGAATGTGACTACCCTCCAGAAATCAAAAATCGACCTATTTGTACCCAAGCACGGTTAAACAGCAATGCTTCCAGCAGCGAAATTCACAATGATGTGAATAATTTGTTGCAATCTGCACTGAGTATTTACGAGATCAAAACAGATGTTTTAGAGCAATTGCAACCTACCCATATTCTCACGCAAGACCAGTGTGATGTCTGTGCCGTCAGTTTACACGAAGTTGAAAAAGCTGTTGCCACACTCATCGACAGCAAACCCGAAATTATTTCCCTACAACCTAATATTCTTAAAGATGTTTGGGCTGATATTGAACGCGTGGGGAACGCCTTCGGGGTAGACACCGTAAAAGTACTAGAAAATTTAGAAGCTCGCGTTAAAATTTGTCAACAAAAGATTCAGGGGCTTGCTTTAAATGAACTGCCCACCGTTGCCTGTATCGAGTGGACTGATCCTTTAATGACTGCTGCGAATTGGATTCCCGAATTAGTCAACTTGGCAGGAGGACAATCACTGTTTAGCGTTACAGGTAAACCTTCTCCTATCTTGCCTTGGGAAACACTCATAACAAGCAATCCAGACATAATTATTTTTATGCCTTGCGGTTTTGATTTAAATCGTACTCAGCAAGAAGCCGAGTTGTTAACCAAACTTCCAGAGTGGGAAAAATTGCAAGCCAGCAAAAAAGGTAGAGTTTACATCACTGATGGCAATTCTTACTTCAACCGTCCAGGGCCAAGACTTGTAGATTCCTTAGAAATTTTGGCAGAAATTTTGCATCCAGAAATTTTTCAATACGGCTACAAAGGAACCGCTTGGGAAGTTTTGTAA
- a CDS encoding protealysin inhibitor emfourin: MRISFERTGGFAGISKKTTVDTANLPFKEAKELPQLVEVADLFRLPEQITSPNPQSDRFQYKLTVEDNGKQHTVTVSEAALPGTLRPLIEWLNNIAQKK; the protein is encoded by the coding sequence ATGCGGATCTCGTTTGAACGCACAGGCGGCTTTGCAGGGATAAGCAAGAAAACAACTGTTGATACAGCCAATCTTCCATTTAAAGAAGCTAAAGAACTGCCTCAATTAGTAGAAGTTGCTGATTTATTTAGACTACCTGAACAAATTACCTCACCTAACCCCCAGAGCGATCGCTTTCAGTATAAGTTGACGGTAGAAGATAACGGTAAACAGCATACTGTGACAGTCAGTGAGGCAGCATTACCAGGAACCTTAAGACCGTTGATTGAATGGCTAAATAACATTGCACAGAAAAAGTAG
- a CDS encoding M4 family metallopeptidase, giving the protein MARNKKKSGALKCEHPLYSRCPICCIVPPHMLENVAVNGTQDQRTWAFHTLNVSAQLRGRRDVVGNVSFAPSPGVKRRTIYDAKNGQQLPGTLVRGEGDPPSSDEAVNEAYDAAGATYDLFYELFDRNSIDDKGLRLDSTVHYGVKYDNAFWNGDQMVYGDGDEQIFQRFTKCIDVIGHELAHGVTQFEAGLQYYGEAGALNESFSDVFGSLVKQKARNQTVQEADWLIGEGLLAPTVKGIGIRSLKEPGTAYDDSVLGKDPQPAHTKEQYTGVEDNAGVHINSGIPNYAFYLTAIEIGGYAWEKAGKIWYISLRDRLRAKADFKKAANTTIQVASELYGNGSLEQKAVQNAWQKVGVL; this is encoded by the coding sequence ATGGCTCGAAACAAAAAGAAATCAGGTGCATTGAAGTGTGAGCATCCACTGTACTCTAGATGCCCGATTTGTTGTATCGTCCCGCCGCATATGCTGGAGAATGTCGCTGTAAACGGTACTCAAGACCAGCGTACTTGGGCTTTTCACACATTAAATGTGTCGGCACAACTTCGGGGTAGACGAGACGTTGTAGGTAACGTCTCATTTGCACCGTCTCCTGGTGTGAAGCGTCGTACTATCTACGATGCTAAAAATGGTCAGCAACTCCCTGGTACACTCGTACGAGGAGAAGGCGATCCTCCCAGCAGTGATGAAGCAGTGAATGAGGCTTACGATGCTGCTGGTGCTACTTATGACTTGTTTTATGAGTTATTTGATCGCAATTCTATTGATGATAAAGGACTGCGTTTAGACTCTACTGTGCATTATGGAGTCAAGTATGACAACGCCTTTTGGAATGGCGACCAAATGGTTTACGGTGATGGAGACGAACAAATATTCCAGCGTTTTACTAAATGCATTGATGTGATTGGACATGAGCTTGCTCACGGTGTGACTCAGTTTGAAGCGGGGTTACAATATTATGGCGAAGCAGGGGCGCTCAATGAGTCTTTTTCTGATGTTTTTGGCTCCTTGGTAAAACAAAAGGCAAGAAACCAGACTGTTCAAGAGGCAGACTGGCTCATTGGAGAGGGTCTTTTAGCTCCGACTGTCAAAGGTATCGGCATTCGCTCTTTGAAAGAACCAGGAACAGCATATGATGACTCTGTGCTGGGTAAAGATCCGCAGCCAGCCCATACAAAAGAGCAGTATACGGGGGTTGAGGATAATGCTGGTGTGCATATTAACTCAGGAATTCCCAACTATGCCTTTTATTTAACAGCAATTGAGATTGGCGGCTATGCTTGGGAGAAAGCTGGTAAAATCTGGTACATAAGTCTACGCGATCGCTTGCGTGCTAAAGCAGATTTTAAAAAAGCCGCTAATACAACTATCCAAGTCGCTAGCGAACTCTACGGCAATGGCAGTCTTGAGCAGAAAGCAGTACAGAACGCTTGGCAAAAGGTAGGAGTTTTGTAG
- a CDS encoding sedoheptulose 7-phosphate cyclase, with amino-acid sequence MNNVQASFEATEAAFHVQGYEKIDFSLVYVNGAFDIKNREIADSYAKFGRCLTVIDANVYELYGKQIKSYFKHYDIELTVFPIIITEPAKTLASFEKIVDAFSDFGLVRKEPVLVVGGGLITDVAGFACAAYRRKSNYIRIPTTLIGLIDAGVAIKVAVNHRKLKNRLGAYHAPLKVILDFSFLKTLPTAQVRNGMAELVKIAVVANSQVFELLYEYGEELLSTHFGHVNGTPELKEIAHKLNYEAIKTMLELETPNLHEIDLDRVIAYGHTWSPTLELAPHVPLYHGHAVNIDMALSATIAAQRGYIPTEERDRILDLMSRIGLSLDHPLLDGDLLWYATQSISLTRDGKQRAAMPRPIGECIFVNDLTREELDAALAEHKRLCAKYPRGGEGVDAYIESQEAQLLGV; translated from the coding sequence ATGAATAATGTTCAAGCATCGTTTGAAGCTACAGAAGCTGCGTTTCACGTGCAAGGGTACGAAAAAATCGATTTTAGTCTTGTCTATGTGAATGGTGCTTTTGATATTAAAAATAGAGAAATAGCAGATAGCTATGCGAAATTTGGTCGCTGTCTGACTGTAATTGATGCCAATGTCTATGAGCTTTATGGGAAGCAGATTAAGTCATATTTTAAACACTATGATATTGAACTCACAGTATTTCCCATCATCATTACAGAGCCAGCTAAAACCCTTGCAAGCTTTGAAAAAATTGTTGATGCTTTTTCGGATTTTGGCTTAGTTCGTAAGGAACCAGTCTTAGTTGTTGGTGGTGGTCTAATTACTGATGTGGCTGGGTTTGCTTGCGCTGCTTACCGTCGCAAGAGTAACTATATTCGCATTCCTACAACGTTGATTGGTTTAATCGATGCAGGTGTAGCGATTAAGGTAGCAGTTAATCATCGCAAGTTGAAAAATCGCTTGGGAGCATATCATGCACCTTTGAAAGTTATCCTTGATTTCTCATTTTTGAAAACCTTGCCAACGGCTCAAGTTCGTAATGGTATGGCAGAGTTAGTGAAAATTGCTGTAGTTGCGAACTCGCAAGTCTTTGAACTGCTATACGAATATGGCGAAGAGCTGCTTTCCACTCACTTTGGACACGTGAATGGTACACCAGAACTCAAAGAAATTGCCCATAAACTCAACTATGAGGCAATCAAAACCATGTTGGAGTTAGAGACTCCAAACTTGCATGAAATAGACCTCGATCGCGTCATTGCTTACGGTCACACCTGGAGTCCCACCCTAGAATTAGCGCCGCACGTACCTTTATATCATGGTCATGCCGTCAATATAGATATGGCCTTGTCTGCAACCATTGCAGCACAACGCGGCTATATTCCAACAGAGGAGCGCGATCGCATCCTGGACTTGATGAGCCGTATAGGTTTATCACTCGATCATCCTCTACTAGATGGCGATTTATTGTGGTACGCTACCCAGTCTATTAGCTTGACACGAGACGGCAAACAACGCGCAGCCATGCCTCGGCCGATTGGTGAGTGCATCTTTGTTAATGATCTGACTCGTGAAGAACTTGATGCTGCCTTAGCTGAACATAAACGTCTTTGTGCTAAATACCCACGTGGTGGAGAAGGTGTTGACGCTTACATTGAAAGTCAAGAAGCTCAACTCTTGGGGGTGTAA
- a CDS encoding class I SAM-dependent methyltransferase — translation MTSVLGRETARPITPHSILVAQLQQTLKLAEESNIPVEILDSLRQGVQLATGLDPYLDDYTTPESSALTALAQKTSKEDWSKRFSDGETVRQLEQEMLSGHLEGQTLKMFVHMTKAKRILEVGMFTGYSALAMAEALPSDGQLIGCEVDPYVAQFAQACFAESPHGNKIVVEVAPALETLHKLAARKESFDLIFIDADKKEYVEYFQTILDSQLLTPDGLICVDNTLLQGQVYLPPEQRTANGEAIAQFNHVVAADPRVEQVLLPIRDGVTLIRRVA, via the coding sequence ATGACGAGTGTTTTAGGACGAGAAACAGCTAGGCCGATAACGCCACACAGCATCTTAGTAGCGCAGCTACAGCAAACCCTTAAATTAGCAGAAGAGAGCAATATTCCCGTAGAGATATTAGATTCTCTCCGTCAGGGAGTTCAATTAGCGACGGGTTTAGATCCCTATTTGGATGATTACACCACGCCCGAATCGAGCGCATTGACAGCTTTGGCGCAAAAAACTAGTAAAGAAGACTGGAGCAAACGCTTCAGTGATGGTGAAACGGTGCGTCAATTAGAGCAGGAGATGCTCTCTGGACATCTTGAAGGACAGACATTGAAAATGTTTGTTCACATGACCAAGGCAAAGCGCATTCTAGAAGTAGGAATGTTCACAGGATATTCAGCCTTGGCAATGGCAGAGGCACTACCAAGCGATGGACAATTAATAGGTTGTGAAGTAGACCCCTATGTAGCCCAATTTGCTCAAGCTTGTTTTGCTGAGTCTCCCCACGGCAACAAAATCGTTGTAGAAGTAGCACCTGCCCTAGAAACACTCCACAAGTTAGCAGCAAGAAAAGAATCATTTGATCTGATTTTCATTGATGCCGATAAAAAGGAGTATGTAGAGTACTTCCAGACTATCTTGGATAGTCAGTTACTAACTCCTGACGGTTTAATCTGCGTGGATAACACTTTGTTGCAGGGACAAGTTTACCTACCACCCGAACAACGCACCGCCAATGGTGAAGCGATCGCTCAGTTTAACCATGTAGTCGCCGCCGATCCTCGTGTAGAACAAGTTCTGTTACCCATACGAGATGGTGTGACTTTGATTAGACGCGTAGCGTAA
- a CDS encoding ATP-grasp domain-containing protein — protein sequence MAQSISLSLPQSTMPSTGVRVKIVALFKTIGTLTLLLIALPFNALIVLVSLLWGIVRSPFTKKAVVAAHPQTILVSGAKMTKALQLARSFHAAGHRVILIEGHKYWLSGHRFSKAVSRFYTVPAPQEDPEGYIQALVEIVKKEKVDVYVPVCSPVASYYDSLAKPTLSEYCEVFHFDADITKMLDDKFAFTDQARSLGLSVPKSFKITDPQQVINFDFSQETRKYILKSIDYDSVRRLNLTKLPCDTPEETAAFVNSLPISPEKPWIMQEFIPGKEFCTHSTVRDGELRLHCCCHSSAFQINYENVENPQIRAWVQHFVKSLRLTGQVSFDFIQAEDGTVYAIECNPRTHSAITIFYNHPGVANAYFGKTPLPAPLEPLASSKPTYWIYHEIWRLTGIRSWKQLQTRVNILVRGTDAIYQLDDPLPFLTLYHWQIPLLLLKNLQQLKGWVKIDFNIGKLVELDGD from the coding sequence ATGGCACAATCAATCTCTTTATCTCTGCCTCAATCTACAATGCCTTCAACGGGTGTGAGGGTAAAGATAGTGGCTCTATTCAAGACTATAGGTACTCTGACATTATTACTAATAGCCTTGCCGTTCAATGCTTTGATAGTGTTGGTATCTTTGCTGTGGGGTATTGTGCGATCGCCGTTTACGAAAAAAGCTGTCGTAGCTGCTCATCCTCAGACTATCTTGGTAAGTGGAGCCAAGATGACTAAAGCATTGCAACTTGCGCGTTCCTTCCATGCGGCAGGACACAGAGTTATTCTGATTGAAGGTCACAAATACTGGTTGTCTGGCCATAGATTCTCAAAGGCGGTGAGTCGTTTTTATACAGTTCCTGCTCCGCAAGAAGATCCAGAAGGCTATATCCAGGCACTAGTGGAAATCGTCAAGAAAGAAAAGGTTGACGTTTATGTACCTGTGTGCAGTCCCGTAGCTAGCTACTATGACTCTTTAGCAAAGCCTACATTATCAGAATACTGCGAAGTCTTCCATTTTGATGCAGATATAACCAAGATGTTGGATGATAAATTTGCCTTCACCGATCAGGCGCGATCGCTTGGTTTATCTGTCCCCAAATCATTTAAGATCACAGATCCTCAACAGGTTATTAATTTTGACTTTAGTCAAGAAACCCGCAAATATATTCTTAAAAGTATTGATTACGACTCCGTTCGGCGCTTAAATTTAACCAAACTTCCTTGCGATACTCCAGAAGAGACAGCAGCCTTTGTCAATAGTTTACCCATCAGTCCAGAAAAACCTTGGATTATGCAAGAGTTTATTCCTGGCAAAGAGTTCTGTACACATAGTACAGTCCGGGATGGGGAATTAAGATTGCATTGCTGTTGTCACTCTTCTGCATTTCAAATCAACTATGAAAACGTCGAAAATCCCCAAATTCGTGCATGGGTGCAACACTTCGTCAAAAGTTTGCGCCTGACTGGACAAGTTTCTTTCGACTTTATCCAAGCCGAAGACGGTACAGTTTACGCCATTGAATGCAATCCCCGGACTCATTCGGCAATCACCATATTTTACAATCATCCCGGTGTTGCAAATGCCTATTTTGGTAAAACTCCCCTACCTGCACCTCTAGAACCCCTAGCCAGTAGCAAGCCCACTTACTGGATATATCACGAAATCTGGCGACTAACTGGTATCCGTTCCTGGAAACAATTGCAAACACGGGTGAATATCCTAGTAAGGGGAACTGATGCTATTTATCAGCTTGATGATCCTCTACCATTTTTGACTTTGTATCACTGGCAAATTCCCTTACTTTTGCTGAAAAATCTGCAACAACTCAAAGGATGGGTAAAAATAGACTTCAACATTGGCAAACTAGTGGAATTAGATGGCGATTAA
- a CDS encoding beta-1,6-N-acetylglucosaminyltransferase: protein MSNYRNLIGFILITHRNNLQLNRLINKLNSMFNYPLIVCHHDFSKCDLSVDKLPKNVLLVRPHLQTEWAGFSVVEATGKALKLMYEVADAPDWFVLLSGADYPIKTARQILDDLTSNPYDVYIQYEQITYKTYKQDLKPNMLWQKNSYQRYCTKSFSFHYFKNLEISLDHPLLTKPFLPFSKKLACFSGSQWFCANRKAANYIIDFHSQKNALTLYYSKIKYADESYFQTVLANAPHLKLKNDRRRYIDWSASGCHPKTLLMEDLPNLLASSAHFARKFDIDIDINILNELDKITS from the coding sequence ATGTCTAATTATAGGAATTTAATAGGTTTTATTTTAATAACTCATAGGAATAATTTACAATTGAACAGGCTAATTAATAAGTTAAATAGCATGTTCAATTATCCTTTGATTGTTTGTCATCATGATTTTTCGAAATGTGATTTATCTGTAGATAAGCTACCAAAAAATGTTTTATTGGTACGCCCTCACTTACAGACTGAATGGGCAGGTTTTTCTGTTGTAGAGGCTACAGGAAAAGCACTTAAACTAATGTACGAAGTAGCAGATGCACCAGATTGGTTTGTATTACTAAGTGGAGCAGACTATCCCATTAAAACTGCAAGGCAAATATTGGATGATCTGACATCAAATCCATACGATGTTTATATTCAGTATGAACAAATCACGTATAAGACTTATAAACAAGATTTAAAACCCAATATGTTATGGCAGAAAAATTCCTATCAACGATACTGTACAAAGTCGTTTTCTTTTCATTACTTCAAAAATCTGGAAATATCCTTAGATCATCCGCTATTAACAAAACCTTTCCTGCCATTTTCAAAAAAACTTGCTTGCTTCAGTGGTAGTCAATGGTTTTGTGCTAATCGCAAAGCTGCTAATTACATTATTGATTTTCACAGCCAGAAAAATGCATTAACCTTGTACTACAGTAAGATTAAGTATGCAGATGAGTCGTATTTTCAAACTGTACTTGCTAATGCACCTCACCTGAAATTAAAAAATGACCGTCGCCGCTATATTGATTGGTCAGCCTCCGGATGTCATCCAAAGACATTGCTGATGGAAGATTTGCCAAATTTGCTCGCTTCATCTGCTCACTTCGCCCGAAAATTTGACATTGATATAGATATCAATATTCTTAATGAACTTGATAAGATTACATCCTAG
- a CDS encoding D-alanine--D-alanine ligase: MSLLRILHLVGSAQDDFYCNLSRLYAQDCLTATAERSRYDFQIAYITPDHHWRFPTSLSPEDIAVAKPMPLFEAIQFITAQNIDLVLPQMFCIPGMTNYRALFDLLKIPYIGNTPDIMAITAHKARAKAIVEAAGVKVPRGELLRQGDVPTITPPAIIKPVSSDNSLGVTLVKEATDYDAALKKAFEYASEIIVEEFIELGREVRCGIIVKDGELVGLPLEEYLLDPYEKPIRSHADKLKQTDDGNLGFAAKDNIKSWIVDPNDQITQKVQQVAKKCHQVLGCRHYSLFDFRIDPKGEPWFLEAGLYCSFAPKSVISSMAKAAGIPLNELLMMAINETLGSNKKVLQN; the protein is encoded by the coding sequence ATGTCATTACTTCGTATCCTTCATTTAGTTGGGTCTGCACAAGATGATTTTTACTGTAATTTGTCACGGCTTTATGCTCAAGACTGTCTAACAGCAACAGCAGAGCGATCGCGCTATGACTTTCAGATTGCATACATCACACCTGATCACCACTGGCGATTTCCTACCTCCCTCAGTCCAGAAGATATCGCTGTCGCCAAACCGATGCCTTTGTTTGAAGCTATACAGTTTATAACAGCGCAAAACATTGACCTAGTGTTACCACAAATGTTTTGTATTCCGGGAATGACTAACTACCGGGCTTTATTCGACCTGTTGAAGATTCCTTACATAGGCAATACTCCGGATATTATGGCAATAACGGCCCACAAAGCCAGAGCCAAAGCAATTGTTGAAGCCGCAGGGGTGAAAGTGCCTCGTGGAGAACTGCTTCGTCAAGGAGATGTTCCGACAATTACACCTCCAGCAATCATCAAACCCGTAAGTTCCGACAACTCATTAGGGGTGACCTTAGTCAAAGAGGCTACTGACTATGACGCTGCTCTGAAGAAAGCATTTGAATATGCTTCGGAGATTATAGTAGAAGAATTCATCGAACTCGGTCGAGAGGTTAGATGCGGCATCATTGTCAAAGACGGAGAGCTAGTAGGTTTACCCCTTGAAGAGTATCTGCTAGACCCCTACGAAAAACCTATCCGCAGCCATGCTGATAAACTCAAACAAACGGACGATGGCAACTTGGGTTTCGCTGCTAAAGATAATATCAAGTCTTGGATTGTAGACCCTAACGACCAGATCACCCAAAAGGTTCAGCAAGTGGCGAAGAAGTGCCATCAGGTTTTAGGCTGTCGCCACTACAGTTTATTTGACTTCCGGATCGACCCAAAAGGAGAACCTTGGTTCTTAGAAGCCGGCTTGTATTGTTCTTTTGCACCCAAAAGTGTGATTTCTTCTATGGCTAAAGCAGCGGGAATCCCTTTAAATGAGTTATTAATGATGGCTATTAATGAAACGTTGGGCAGTAATAAAAAGGTGTTGCAGAATTGA
- a CDS encoding glycosyltransferase family 4 protein, with the protein MIKPLLVNAYDPKGGAGAARAAYRLHQELLRLKIDSQMLIQDKRIADSTVVSSPNKVAKIIWKARPIVNALPLKLYRNRQRKPEFFRLQWLPNTVASQIARLEPDIINLHWICDGFIPIEALAKFNKPIVWTFHDTWAFTGGCCYSLGCDRYTKSCGSCPQLGSKHSWDLSRWVWQRKTKAWQNLKLTIVAPSNWLAECAKSSSLFSNSDIRVIPHGLDISIYKPTKTQVARNLLSLPQNKQLILFGAINATSNFRKGFDLLQSALQRLSQSEWKDQIELIVFGSSQPQDSVDLGFKVHYLGKVDDEDKLALIYASADVMIVPSIEEAYGLTACESLSCGTPVVCFDSTGLKDIVEHQKNGYRAQCFSCDDLANGIIWVIENKERHQKLCDRAREKAEQEFTIELQAHRYLSLFEEVANINLTTTNYELTTF; encoded by the coding sequence ATGATTAAGCCTCTATTGGTTAATGCTTATGATCCCAAGGGAGGAGCGGGAGCTGCTCGTGCTGCTTATCGGCTACATCAAGAACTACTGAGGCTAAAAATTGATTCTCAGATGCTAATTCAAGATAAAAGAATAGCTGACTCTACTGTGGTCAGTTCTCCTAATAAGGTAGCCAAAATAATATGGAAAGCTCGCCCGATTGTAAATGCTTTACCACTAAAACTTTATAGAAATAGACAACGTAAGCCTGAATTTTTTCGGCTTCAATGGCTCCCTAATACAGTTGCGTCGCAAATTGCTAGACTTGAGCCAGATATCATTAACCTGCATTGGATATGTGACGGATTTATACCAATTGAAGCACTGGCAAAATTCAATAAGCCGATTGTTTGGACATTTCATGATACGTGGGCATTCACAGGTGGATGCTGCTATTCTCTAGGGTGCGATCGCTATACAAAATCTTGTGGAAGTTGTCCTCAACTGGGTAGCAAGCATAGCTGGGATTTATCTCGCTGGGTTTGGCAGCGTAAAACTAAAGCATGGCAAAATCTCAAGCTTACTATTGTCGCTCCTAGTAATTGGCTTGCTGAATGTGCTAAATCCAGTTCACTATTTTCCAATAGTGATATCAGAGTTATTCCTCACGGGTTAGATATCAGCATTTATAAACCAACAAAGACTCAAGTAGCCAGAAACTTACTGAGCCTACCGCAAAATAAGCAACTAATTCTATTCGGAGCAATCAACGCAACTAGTAATTTCAGAAAAGGATTTGATCTATTGCAATCAGCGTTGCAAAGATTGAGTCAGTCTGAGTGGAAAGATCAGATTGAACTAATTGTTTTTGGCTCATCTCAACCTCAAGATTCAGTTGATTTAGGTTTTAAGGTACACTACTTAGGCAAAGTTGATGATGAGGATAAATTAGCACTTATTTATGCATCTGCGGATGTGATGATTGTGCCATCAATTGAAGAAGCTTATGGACTGACTGCTTGTGAATCCCTGTCTTGCGGCACACCTGTGGTTTGTTTTGATTCAACGGGACTCAAAGATATAGTCGAACATCAAAAAAATGGATATCGAGCGCAATGTTTTAGTTGTGATGACTTAGCAAATGGTATTATCTGGGTCATAGAGAACAAAGAGCGGCATCAAAAACTTTGCGATCGCGCTCGCGAGAAAGCCGAACAAGAATTTACTATCGAGCTACAAGCACATCGTTACCTATCCCTCTTTGAGGAAGTGGCTAACATTAATTTAACAACCACTAACTATGAATTAACAACCTTTTGA
- a CDS encoding phytanoyl-CoA dioxygenase family protein — MLKVDTSKISPQQVKAFERDGVICVKNVLNDIWVERMRTAVEKNLLIPSPLDVQGTEKAEGHVEHSSSLWINDGDFRALAFESPLGTLAAQVLKSKKLNFLGDGFFVKKPKADSRVGWHNDKSYWPIQGDQCCKIWLALDSVNQENGKLEYIKGSHLWGKELREASDPLWFVEPEAHEILSWDMEPGDCLVHHFMTIHHSVKNTSSTRRRAVVTNWTGDDITYERRLNAWPFRPVEEIHIPEFESLKAKKTGEPIDCDIFPRVELHC, encoded by the coding sequence ATGCTCAAGGTAGACACATCAAAAATCAGCCCTCAACAAGTTAAAGCTTTCGAGCGAGATGGTGTTATTTGCGTCAAAAATGTGTTAAATGACATCTGGGTAGAACGGATGCGAACAGCCGTTGAAAAGAACTTATTAATCCCTAGTCCTTTGGATGTACAAGGCACCGAAAAAGCAGAAGGTCATGTGGAGCATAGCAGTAGTTTATGGATCAATGATGGTGATTTCCGTGCTTTGGCTTTTGAATCTCCCCTGGGGACGCTCGCTGCTCAAGTCTTGAAATCGAAAAAACTTAACTTTTTGGGTGACGGTTTCTTTGTTAAAAAGCCAAAAGCAGATAGCCGTGTCGGTTGGCATAATGACAAATCTTACTGGCCTATACAAGGCGACCAGTGTTGTAAAATTTGGCTGGCTTTAGATAGTGTCAACCAAGAAAATGGTAAATTAGAGTACATCAAAGGATCTCATCTATGGGGCAAAGAGTTACGTGAAGCATCTGATCCATTGTGGTTTGTAGAGCCAGAAGCTCACGAAATTTTATCCTGGGATATGGAGCCTGGAGATTGCTTGGTTCATCATTTTATGACAATTCATCATTCAGTAAAAAACACATCCTCTACAAGACGACGCGCGGTGGTGACCAATTGGACTGGTGATGATATAACTTATGAGCGCCGCCTGAATGCTTGGCCTTTCAGACCTGTTGAGGAAATTCATATCCCAGAATTTGAGTCACTCAAAGCAAAAAAAACTGGTGAGCCAATAGACTGCGACATCTTTCCGAGAGTTGAACTGCATTGCTAA